The following coding sequences lie in one Listeria ivanovii subsp. londoniensis genomic window:
- a CDS encoding LPXTG cell wall anchor domain-containing protein yields the protein MKKFRGLVFVVLLTCLITPFSLAASAETNENGNNQPNTEEKTTHSTENTVPEVDSKTTEPAKESATPETTIDITDSTEVYTYEQNNAIKLADFTETLSEYTGTELSNYRLAEDISLTTADVGLQDVTLLGDTKEGETTAVKLNYLVKASVATLSVTNLNFDLETKIFSGKTKPFASVYMSSPEDETFGEGRVDADKDGNFYASWATTPKEITTYAFDEAGNFSEEVTYTVPAKKENEEAVQVPKKVKKIENNNSVKSVTTATSEEPKKEAASKSELPSTGDQGVEWIFVVIGAIVILIAIVLLRKRKK from the coding sequence ATGAAAAAATTCCGCGGACTAGTATTCGTCGTTTTATTAACTTGTCTAATCACCCCATTTTCATTGGCAGCAAGCGCTGAAACGAATGAAAATGGTAATAATCAACCTAATACTGAGGAAAAAACAACTCATTCCACTGAAAATACAGTTCCAGAAGTTGATTCAAAAACAACGGAACCAGCGAAAGAATCGGCAACACCCGAAACAACGATAGACATTACGGACTCAACGGAAGTTTATACGTATGAACAAAATAACGCTATCAAACTAGCTGATTTCACCGAAACTTTAAGTGAATATACAGGAACGGAATTGTCCAATTATCGTTTGGCTGAGGATATATCGCTAACAACAGCAGATGTTGGCTTACAAGATGTGACATTACTTGGTGATACAAAAGAGGGTGAAACAACTGCGGTTAAGTTAAATTACTTGGTAAAAGCATCTGTTGCAACTTTATCAGTTACTAATTTGAATTTTGACTTAGAAACGAAAATTTTCTCAGGAAAAACCAAACCTTTTGCCAGTGTTTATATGAGCTCTCCAGAAGATGAAACCTTTGGAGAAGGGCGTGTTGATGCGGATAAAGATGGGAACTTCTATGCTTCTTGGGCAACCACGCCAAAGGAAATTACTACTTATGCATTTGATGAAGCAGGAAACTTTAGTGAAGAAGTAACTTACACTGTCCCAGCGAAAAAAGAAAATGAAGAAGCTGTTCAAGTCCCTAAAAAAGTGAAAAAAATCGAAAACAATAATTCTGTAAAAAGTGTTACTACAGCTACCTCAGAGGAACCTAAGAAAGAAGCAGCGTCTAAATCAGAACTTCCAAGCACCGGTGACCAAGGCGTTGAATGGATTTTTGTTGTCATTGGTGCAATAGTCATTCTTATAGCAATAGTACTTTTAAGAAAACGCAAAAAATAA